The following proteins come from a genomic window of Coregonus clupeaformis isolate EN_2021a unplaced genomic scaffold, ASM2061545v1 scaf0600, whole genome shotgun sequence:
- the LOC121545176 gene encoding neuronal acetylcholine receptor subunit non-alpha-3 isoform X3, which translates to MTKAIVRSDGTIRWTPPASYKSSCTMDVTFFPFDRQNCSMKFGSWTYDGNMVDLVLVDHYVDRKDFFDNGEWEILNATGAKGSRRDGIYWYPFVTYSFILKRLPLFYTLFLIIPCLGLSFLTVLVFYLPSDEGEKLSLSTSVLVSLTVFLLVIEEIIPSSSKVIPLIGEYLLFIMIFVTFSIIVTVFVINVHHRSSATYHPMAPWVKSLFLQRLPRLLCMRGHTDRYHYPDIELRSPELKPRGGPGRRGASGQGQAQQRGPVGGKEDENHAWLAMLEKATNSVRYISRHIKKEHFIREVVQDWKFVAQVLDRILLWVFLTVSILGTILIFTPAITLYLTTPPFNT; encoded by the exons ATGACCAAAGCCATCGTGAGGTCAGACGGGACAATCAGGTGGACCCCTCCGGCCAGCTACAAGTCTTCATGCACCATGGACGTCACCTTCTTTCCCTTCGACAG ACAGAACTGCTCCATGAAGTTTGGCTCGTGGACCTACGACGGCAACATGGTCGACCTGGTCCTGGTCGACCACTACGTTGACCGCAAGGACTTCTTCGACAACG GTGAATGGGAGATCCTCAACGCCACGGGCGCCAAGGGCAGCCGGCGGGACGGTATCTACTGGTACCCCTTCGTTACCTACTCCTTCATCCTCAAGAGGCTTCCTTTGTTCTACACACTCTTCCTCATCATCCCCTGTCTTGGTCTGTCCTTCCTGACCGTGTTGGTATTCTATCTCCCGTCCGATGAAGGAGAGAAGCTGTCTCTGTCTACGTCGGTCCTGGTGTCTCTCACGGTGTTCCTCCTCGTCATAGAAGAGATTATACCCTCGTCCTCCAAG GTGATACCTCTGATTGGAGAATACCTCCTCTTCATCATGATCTTCGTCACCTTCTCCATCATCGTCACCGTGTTTGTCATCAACGTCCACCACCGCTCCTCAGCCACCTACCACCCCATGGCCCCCTGGGTAAAAAGCCTCTTCCTCCAGAGGCTACCCAGACTGCTCTGCATGAGGGGACACACTGAcag GTACCACTACCCAGACATTGAACTGCGTAGCCCGGAGCTGAAGCCCCGTGGAGGTCCAGGGAGGAGGGGGGCCTCGGGCCAGGGCCAAGCCCAGCAGAGAGGCCCTGTCGGGGGAAAGGAGGATGAGAACCATGCCTGGTTGGCCATGCTGGAGAAAGCCACCAACTCAGTACGGTACATCAGCCGTCACATCAAGAAGGAACACTTTATCAGAGag gtggTGCAGGACTGGAAGTTTGTGGCTCAGGTGTTGGACAGGATCTTATTGTGGGTGTTCCTCACTGTCTCCATACTGGGTACCATCCTCATCTTCACTCCAGCCATCACTTTGTACCTCACCACCCCACCCTTCAATACATAG
- the LOC121545176 gene encoding neuronal acetylcholine receptor subunit non-alpha-3 isoform X1, with translation MAGRTNQLMTTNVWLWQVRTNQLMTTNVWLWQVRTNQLITTNVWLWQVRTNQLMNTNVWLWQVRTNQLMTTNVWLWQVRTNQLMNTNVWLWQVRTNQLMTTNVWLWQVRTNQLKTATVCLWQVRTNQLITTNVWLWQVRTNQLMNTNVWLWQVRTNQLMTTNVWLWQEWVDVKLQWNPDEYGGITSIRVPSETIWLPDIVLYENADGRFEGSLMTKAIVRSDGTIRWTPPASYKSSCTMDVTFFPFDRQNCSMKFGSWTYDGNMVDLVLVDHYVDRKDFFDNGEWEILNATGAKGSRRDGIYWYPFVTYSFILKRLPLFYTLFLIIPCLGLSFLTVLVFYLPSDEGEKLSLSTSVLVSLTVFLLVIEEIIPSSSKVIPLIGEYLLFIMIFVTFSIIVTVFVINVHHRSSATYHPMAPWVKSLFLQRLPRLLCMRGHTDRYHYPDIELRSPELKPRGGPGRRGASGQGQAQQRGPVGGKEDENHAWLAMLEKATNSVRYISRHIKKEHFIREVVQDWKFVAQVLDRILLWVFLTVSILGTILIFTPAITLYLTTPPFNT, from the exons ATGGCAGGAAGGACCAATCAGCTAATGACTACTAATGTCTGGCTATGGCAGGTAAGGACCAATCAGCTAATGACTACTAATGTCTGGCTATGGCAGGTAAGGACCAATCAGCTAATAACTACTAATGTCTGGCTATGGCAGGTAAGGACCAATCAGCTAATGAATACTAATGTCTGGCTATGGCAGGTAAGGACCAATCAGCTAATGACTACTAATGTCTGGCTATGGCAGGTAAGGACCAATCAGCTAATGAATACTAATGTCTGGCTATGGCAGGTAAGGACCAATCAGCTAATGACTACTAATGTCTGGCTATGGCAGGTAAGGACCAATCAGCTAAAGACAGCTACTGTCTGTCTATGGCAGGTAAGGACCAATCAGCTAATAACTACTAATGTCTGGCTATGGCAGGTAAGGACCAATCAGCTAATGAATACTAATGTCTGGCTATGGCAGGTAAGGACCAATCAGCTAATGACTACTAATGTCTGGCTATGGCAG GAGTGGGTAGATGTGAAGCTCCAGTGGAACCCAGATGAGTATGGAGGAATCACCTCTATCAGAGTTCCCTCTGAAACAATATGGCTGCCGGACATCGTCCTCTATGAGAA TGCTGACGGGCGTTTCGAGGGCTCTCTGATGACCAAAGCCATCGTGAGGTCAGACGGGACAATCAGGTGGACCCCTCCGGCCAGCTACAAGTCTTCATGCACCATGGACGTCACCTTCTTTCCCTTCGACAG ACAGAACTGCTCCATGAAGTTTGGCTCGTGGACCTACGACGGCAACATGGTCGACCTGGTCCTGGTCGACCACTACGTTGACCGCAAGGACTTCTTCGACAACG GTGAATGGGAGATCCTCAACGCCACGGGCGCCAAGGGCAGCCGGCGGGACGGTATCTACTGGTACCCCTTCGTTACCTACTCCTTCATCCTCAAGAGGCTTCCTTTGTTCTACACACTCTTCCTCATCATCCCCTGTCTTGGTCTGTCCTTCCTGACCGTGTTGGTATTCTATCTCCCGTCCGATGAAGGAGAGAAGCTGTCTCTGTCTACGTCGGTCCTGGTGTCTCTCACGGTGTTCCTCCTCGTCATAGAAGAGATTATACCCTCGTCCTCCAAG GTGATACCTCTGATTGGAGAATACCTCCTCTTCATCATGATCTTCGTCACCTTCTCCATCATCGTCACCGTGTTTGTCATCAACGTCCACCACCGCTCCTCAGCCACCTACCACCCCATGGCCCCCTGGGTAAAAAGCCTCTTCCTCCAGAGGCTACCCAGACTGCTCTGCATGAGGGGACACACTGAcag GTACCACTACCCAGACATTGAACTGCGTAGCCCGGAGCTGAAGCCCCGTGGAGGTCCAGGGAGGAGGGGGGCCTCGGGCCAGGGCCAAGCCCAGCAGAGAGGCCCTGTCGGGGGAAAGGAGGATGAGAACCATGCCTGGTTGGCCATGCTGGAGAAAGCCACCAACTCAGTACGGTACATCAGCCGTCACATCAAGAAGGAACACTTTATCAGAGag gtggTGCAGGACTGGAAGTTTGTGGCTCAGGTGTTGGACAGGATCTTATTGTGGGTGTTCCTCACTGTCTCCATACTGGGTACCATCCTCATCTTCACTCCAGCCATCACTTTGTACCTCACCACCCCACCCTTCAATACATAG
- the LOC121545176 gene encoding neuronal acetylcholine receptor subunit non-alpha-3 isoform X2 encodes MKFAVAVLWLLWLSVGDATIEAPEEFVSLAEMEDALLRNLFRGYQKWVRPVMHANDTITVRFGLKISQLVDVDEKNQLMTTNVWLWQEWVDVKLQWNPDEYGGITSIRVPSETIWLPDIVLYENADGRFEGSLMTKAIVRSDGTIRWTPPASYKSSCTMDVTFFPFDRQNCSMKFGSWTYDGNMVDLVLVDHYVDRKDFFDNGEWEILNATGAKGSRRDGIYWYPFVTYSFILKRLPLFYTLFLIIPCLGLSFLTVLVFYLPSDEGEKLSLSTSVLVSLTVFLLVIEEIIPSSSKVIPLIGEYLLFIMIFVTFSIIVTVFVINVHHRSSATYHPMAPWVKSLFLQRLPRLLCMRGHTDRYHYPDIELRSPELKPRGGPGRRGASGQGQAQQRGPVGGKEDENHAWLAMLEKATNSVRYISRHIKKEHFIREVVQDWKFVAQVLDRILLWVFLTVSILGTILIFTPAITLYLTTPPFNT; translated from the exons ctCCGGAGGAGTTTGTGTCTCTGGCTGAGATGGAGGATGCCTTGTTGAGGAACCTGTTTAGAGGGTATCAGAAATGGGTCCGACCCGTTATGCACGCTAACGACACCATCACAGTACGCTTCGGACTCAAGATCTCACAGCTGGTGGAtgtg GATGAGAAGAATCAGCTAATGACTACTAATGTCTGGCTATGGCAG GAGTGGGTAGATGTGAAGCTCCAGTGGAACCCAGATGAGTATGGAGGAATCACCTCTATCAGAGTTCCCTCTGAAACAATATGGCTGCCGGACATCGTCCTCTATGAGAA TGCTGACGGGCGTTTCGAGGGCTCTCTGATGACCAAAGCCATCGTGAGGTCAGACGGGACAATCAGGTGGACCCCTCCGGCCAGCTACAAGTCTTCATGCACCATGGACGTCACCTTCTTTCCCTTCGACAG ACAGAACTGCTCCATGAAGTTTGGCTCGTGGACCTACGACGGCAACATGGTCGACCTGGTCCTGGTCGACCACTACGTTGACCGCAAGGACTTCTTCGACAACG GTGAATGGGAGATCCTCAACGCCACGGGCGCCAAGGGCAGCCGGCGGGACGGTATCTACTGGTACCCCTTCGTTACCTACTCCTTCATCCTCAAGAGGCTTCCTTTGTTCTACACACTCTTCCTCATCATCCCCTGTCTTGGTCTGTCCTTCCTGACCGTGTTGGTATTCTATCTCCCGTCCGATGAAGGAGAGAAGCTGTCTCTGTCTACGTCGGTCCTGGTGTCTCTCACGGTGTTCCTCCTCGTCATAGAAGAGATTATACCCTCGTCCTCCAAG GTGATACCTCTGATTGGAGAATACCTCCTCTTCATCATGATCTTCGTCACCTTCTCCATCATCGTCACCGTGTTTGTCATCAACGTCCACCACCGCTCCTCAGCCACCTACCACCCCATGGCCCCCTGGGTAAAAAGCCTCTTCCTCCAGAGGCTACCCAGACTGCTCTGCATGAGGGGACACACTGAcag GTACCACTACCCAGACATTGAACTGCGTAGCCCGGAGCTGAAGCCCCGTGGAGGTCCAGGGAGGAGGGGGGCCTCGGGCCAGGGCCAAGCCCAGCAGAGAGGCCCTGTCGGGGGAAAGGAGGATGAGAACCATGCCTGGTTGGCCATGCTGGAGAAAGCCACCAACTCAGTACGGTACATCAGCCGTCACATCAAGAAGGAACACTTTATCAGAGag gtggTGCAGGACTGGAAGTTTGTGGCTCAGGTGTTGGACAGGATCTTATTGTGGGTGTTCCTCACTGTCTCCATACTGGGTACCATCCTCATCTTCACTCCAGCCATCACTTTGTACCTCACCACCCCACCCTTCAATACATAG